In Perca flavescens isolate YP-PL-M2 chromosome 7, PFLA_1.0, whole genome shotgun sequence, the following proteins share a genomic window:
- the LOC114559440 gene encoding lymphoid-restricted membrane protein, which translates to MNAQPDAETANSGLSTMLGSEDSDEETSQEEPSIPNWNELSIIERVGLNSMEMSEKDLETAFCQIALAFRCDQYTLKQRLQAEEHARNLAEDNIQLELTRGRETLETLKGLCLDSKRSMILQRLELSLDILGGTVERISNTAEVLGAVHQEARVSHEVEVMVAHVENLRRQHERNVLELEEAKKTIQQQISCRNSIDQRASPDPEESDIRKKSSHQSLRRRVSITLIPSQIQEKIKQDLKNQATPRRSFSKESFLTCPSPPLRSESSCSVTNDNSYSVDDRPLDPDDTPSEAPAAELPSSKQLATRKIHNKKSPLETLRQRHKGKAALSKKKADKDKKSANIYRQLSASPCGSLWRHRPLAHWLYRCRWALFCVYLLVLFCVVTLAYLFVEAS; encoded by the exons ATGAACGCCCAG CCTGATGCCGAGACAGCCAACTCCGGTCTGTCCACCATGCTGGGCAGTGAGGACAGTGACGAAG AAACCAGTCAAGAGGAGCCCTCAATCCCAAACTGGAACGAGCTGTCCATCATAGAACGTGTAGGCCTCAACAG CATGGAGATGTCAGAGAAAGATTTGGAG ACGGCCTTCTGTCAGATCGCCCTGGCCTTCCGCTGTGATCAGTACACCCTGAAGCAGAGGCTGCAGGCGGAGGAGCACGCCCGCAACCTGGCTGAGGACAACATCCAGCTGGAGCTGACCAGAGGAAGGGAGACCCTGGAG acGCTGAAAGGCCTGTGTCTGGACAGTAAGCGCAGTATGATCCTGCAGAGGCTGGAGCTGTCTCTGGACATCCTCGGTGGGACCGTGGAACGAATCTCCAACACAGCGGAGGTGCTCGGCGCTGTGCACCAG GAGGCTAGAGTGAGTCATGAAGTCGAAGTGATGGTTGCTCATGTGGAGAATCTGAGGAGACAACATGAAAGAAACGTGCTAGAGCTGGAGGAGGCCAAGAAGACGATCCAGCAGCAGATCTCCTGCAGAAACAGCATCGACCAAAGAGCATCGCCAG ATCCAGAGGAAAGTGACATCAGAAAGAAAAGCTCTCATCAG agcCTTCGTCGCAGAGTCAGCATAACACTTATTCCCAGCCAAATCCAG GAGAAGATAAAGCAAGACTTAAAGAATCAAGCTACTCCTAGAAGGTCCTTCAGCAAGGAGTCCTTCCTCACCTGCCCGTCTCCCCCCCTGAGATCAGAGTCCAGCTGCTCTGTGACCAATGACAACAGCTACTCAGTGGACGACAG gccACTGGATCCAGATGACACTCCGTCAGAAGCTCCAGCTGCTGAGCTTCCTTCATCGAAACAACTGGCCACCAGAAAGATACACAACAAAAA ATCCCCTCTGGAGACTTTGCGGCAGAGACACAAGGGCAAAGCTGCGTTATCAAAGAAAAAGGCAGACAAGGATAAAAAAAGTGCAAATATTTACCGACAGCTTTCTGCAAGCCC GTGTGGGTCCTTGTGGAGACATCGTCCTCTGGCTCACTGGTTGTATCGCTGTCGCTGGGCGCTCTTCTGCGTGTACCTGTTGGTGCTTTTCTGTGTCGTAACTTTGGCTTACCTTTTTGTGGAAGCTTCATGA
- the inavaa gene encoding innate immunity activator protein: protein MTAIESKEEISDTDSGIIVHSGPDSPTSPVKELTTHTRALKLKHQSLEERLELCLLELRKLCIREAELTGKLPSDYPVMPNEKLPRVRRRIGASFKLDEGLIHLDKQDSELQVLETDLALQRQIYEAARKLSLEENLSKPQKKSRLQQCKRVEKKVKDLQEAVFQHRIKSECNSPCISISNNQNRDLCMSDDSSLSDVVALDDDVDSPGPLSPPVLGTSCSDPLQLSATTLQSSQQSSSQLSVEYERSPIQNSPWKESSLDQPYQKATNPQSASSSRSSSPAGTQVSAESIIPLSQFIKNAALRQNHSTSAPSTPELHVRRQYSQSFRLPKSKPPADKERLSSENNQGRARLPQRRCMADFMVRSPEYSPLRPYQSSSEDSSSEHSSSSYISSPGRDGPTEIPKLCPPPYGFHLGAQKKGLSNFASSHKNINQSQPSPGYVRPMAEDCPLSPQDLDMGKCFLSSPPVAHSPRQRQWQEGALSPRGILKPPPPYTRLVRTPSLKEYPNHAIRLMPRDIVSEELKSWHQRNQLQKFRPGCIDQQSYLSVKSPTSPHLPPFKQGLGNVILQRAADGTPVQWFVAEDAEIVSQV, encoded by the exons ATGACGGCCATCGAGAGCAAAGAGGAGATCAGTGACACTGACAGCGGGATTATTGTGCACTCTG GTCCAGACAGCCCTACGTCCCCGGTGAAGGAGCTGACCACCCACACCAGAGCCCTGAAGCTGAAGCACCAGTCTCTGGAGGAGCGTCTGGAGCTCTGCCTGCTGGAGCTCAGGAAGCTCTGCATCCGGGAGGCA GAGCTGACTGGGAAACTGCCCTCAGACTATCCTGTGATGCCCAATGAGAAGCTACCCcgggtcaggaggaggattggAGCTTCATTTAAGCTTGACGAAGGTCTGATCCATCTGGATAAACAG GATTCAGAGCTGCAAGTGCTGGAAACTGACTTGGCTCTTCAGCGGCAGATTTATGAGGCGGCCCGCAAACTCTCCCTGGAGGAGAATCTCAGTAAACCACAGAAGAAGAGCAGGCTGCAGCAGTGCAAGAGGGTAGAGAAGAAAGTGAAGGATCTGCAGGAGGCCGTGTTCCAGCACAGGATTAAGAGCGAGTGCAACTCACCGTGCATCAGCATCTCAAACAACCAAAACAGAG ATCTGTGCATGTCTGATGACAGTTCCCTGTCTGATGTGGTGGCCCTGGATGATG ATGTGGACTCGCCCggccctctctctcctccagtgTTGGGCACTTCCTGTTCAGACCCCCTCCAGCTGTCAGCCACAACCCTTCAGTCGTCCCAGCAGTCATCAAGCCAGCTCAGTGTGGAGTATGAGCGCTCTCCCATCCAGAACTCTCCGTGGAAAGAGTCCAGTCTGGATCAGCCTTACCAGAAGGCCACAAACCCCCAGTCTGCTAGCAGCAGCAGGTCCAG TAGTCCAGCAGGAACCCAGGTGTCTGCAGAGAGCATAATTCCTCTGTCTCAGTTTATAAAGAACGCGGCTCTGCGTCAGAACCACTCCACCAGCGCCCCCTCCACCCCAGAGCTGCACGTACGCCGACAGTACTCCCAGTCCTTCAG ACTTCCCAAAAGTAAGCCACCTGCTGACAAGGAGCGCCTCAGCTCCGAGAACAATCAAGGGCGAGCCAGGCTGCCGCAGCGACGCTGCATGGCTGACTTCATGGTGCGTTCTCCAGAGTACTCTCCCTTGCGCCCTTACCAGTCCAGCTCGGAGGACAGCAGCTCGGAGCACTCGTCCTCCTCCTACATTAGCTCTCCTGGCAGGGACGGACCCACTGAGATCCCAAAGCTCTGCCCGCCGCCTTACGGATTCCACTTGGGGGCACAAAAGAAAGGGCTCTCCAACTTCGCCAGCTCACACAAGAACATCAACCAGTCCCAGCCCAGTCCTGGCTACGTCAGGCCAATGGCAGAAGATTGCCCCCTCTCCCCTCAAGACCTGGACATGGGAAAGTGCTTCCTTTCCTCCCCTCCTGTGGCACACAGCCCTCGGCAAAGACAGTGGCAGGAGGGAGCGTTGTCCCCAAGAGGAATCTTAAAGCCCCCTCCGCCTTACACCAGGCTGGTGCGAACGCCCTCGCTGAAGGAGTATCCGAACCACGCCATCAGGCTGATGCCCAGGGACATCGTGTCAGAGGAGTTGAAGTCCTGGCATCAGAGGAATCAGCTGCAGAAGTTTCGGCCAGGCTGCATTGATCAGCAGAGCTACCTGAGTGTCAAGAGCCCCACTTCACCTCATCTGCCTCCATTTAAACAG GGTTTGGGTAATGTGATTCTCCAGAGAGCTGCAGACGGGACTCCAGTCCAGTGGTTCGTTGCAGAGGATGCTGAAATTGTGAGCCAGGTGTAA